GGCTCAGGCTCAATTTTTATAGCCAGTCAGGCAGGCGTTGAATACGGATATGTTCTCATTTGGGCAGTACTTGGTGCTGTTCTTCTCGGCTTTATGGCACAGGATATGAGTGCACGGCTGGGTATTTTCGGCGATACACTGATGACTTTTATCCGGAAAAAATTGGGTAAAAACGGAGCGCTTACCATTGCTCTTTTCTTATCCATCGGGTGTATTGCCTGGACATTGGCACTTACCGCTGCTGTGGGTAAGAGTGTGGAAATTTTAACTGCCGGCGCACTGCCCTGGCAGCCGCTTGCTGTAGTTACGGGTATACTTGCAATCGTAGTTGGAGTTCTTAATTACAATTACGTTGAGAAGGTTATGACAGGAATGATGTTCCTTCTGCTTATTCTCTACATTATCGTAGCCGGAGCCAGCGGACCAGATATGATGGAAGTTGCAAAAGGATTTGTTCCTTCCATTCCGGATGTGGGAGCGATGCTTCTTGGGGCAGCTATTTTGGGAACCACAGCTCTGTGGCCCAACTTTTTTCTTGAATCCATACTTGTGAAACGAAAAGGGTGGAACAGTATAAAGCATGTGAAAATGATGCGTACAGATCTTGCCATGGGTTATACTGTAGGCGGTTTGATTACACTTGCCATTATCATTGTAGCCGCTGCCGTTCTGCGTCCTGCAGGATACACGGAACTCTCATCATTTGTAGCACCGGGCGAAGCTCTGGAAATTGTTTTAGGGCAGTGGGCTATGATCGTTTTCCTGATTGGTGTAATTGCGGCTGCTTTCAACAGTATTGTTCCAATCATGTGGACGGTTCCATTCATGATTCTGGAAGCATTGGATATCGACCATAAAGACGGAAGCAGTAAAGCGTTTAAGCTGATCTTTGCCGGCGGAATTGGAATCGGTATGTTCTCTCCGCTTGTATCACAGATTACCGGACTGAGCGTTGTTGAAATGGTTACTCTGTTCCCGGCGTATAACGGTGTGTTTGGCCTACCAATAACAGCAGCACTACTTTTCTGGGCTGTAAATGATAGAAAGCTAATGGGAACTGAGACCAACAACTGGAAGCTAAATATAGCAAACAGTGTTTTGGTGATTTTCTCTATCTATATTGCGATTAATTCCGGAAAAGGCGTTATGCAGGCTATTTTTGGTGGAATGTTGGCGTAATTAATCACACTTAATGAATTTATTTAACACACTTCTATTTCTAGGTAATCTTTCTATGAGCCCCGAAATGGCGATCCTGATGTTTGTGATCGCCCTGATCGGGGGTTTTTGTATTACAACCATCGGACCGGGCGGAATTTTTGTAACCATTGCGCTTTTTGCTCTTTTACCTCTCGATCCGAGTACTGTAGCCGGAACAGCAAGTGCTACATTTATTGCAACCGGGATTGTTGGAAGCCTCGGCTATCTTCGCTCCGGGCATCTTGGAACCAAAGAAGCGATGAAAGGAGCGTTTGTTCTCAGTATAGCCTCGGTGATCGGTGCATTTGTGGGATCTCAAATCAATACTCTGCTGGATGCAGCTACATTTGCCGTTCTGCTTGGGCTTTTTGTTTTCTTTACCGGACTGCTGATTCTCTATCGTCAGAAAAATAAATTGGCACCCGAAAAAAAGCTTCAGATGGATACACTTAAAGGCATGCTCTATCTAGGGGGGGTTGGGATTGCCGTAGGGCTGCCGGGCGGACTTCTCGGAGTTGGCGGACCAGTATTGGCCGTTCCCATTTTGGTTGTTCTGGGCGTTCCAATGCTTCTATCCGTTGCGCTGGCACAGGTACAATCTATTTTTATCTCGGGAATGGCAACAGCCGGATATATGATCCATGATGCTGTTGACTGGTGGCTGGCTCTCTTTTTAGTTGTTCCACTGCTGATTGGAACGGTAGGCGGATGGATGGCTGCCCAAAAAATTCGTGCGGCCAGACTTCAAATCTTCCTGGCGGTTGTTTTGGTTATTCTTGGCGTCTATCTGATGGCCGGCGGAGCCACACCCGGTGGGGCCTAAGATATTAATCCGTCAGACCGCCTTGAGCGGTCTGACGGGCGTTACGCTTCTCCCTTAATTACAGCTCACATTTGGATTAAAAGGTGTGAAGATTCCGTTCGGATTATCTTTGTAGAGCCAAACGTGAAGGCTGTAGTGATCAACAGGGACAGGAGTGCCGCCAACGTCGAGGGGATAGTCGCCAAAATGCGGATGATCCTGACCTATATCAATTACGATATATTCCACTGCTACGAGTTTCATGTTACCATTCTTGTCGGCTTCATAAACAACAGCCTCCGGCTGAAGCGGATCAAATACAGGATCAACCCAATCTTCATTCAACCAGTGATAGCCCATACCGCCACTTTCGGATGAGATACATTCTTCCAAGTTGACATAACCCGCTTTAGTTGCTTGTGTTGTCGAATTAAATCTAGATGTAGCCTGTTTAACCGCTTTCAAAACGGTTGCATCACCTTCCGAATATTTCATATCAGGCAGTTCGGCTCCCTTTTCAAGTATTGTAGTCGGTTGAAGATCTTGCCCGTGATCTATAAGTGATGTATCACTGCAACCAGCCAATAAAAGTATGCATGTCGAAATAGTACAGATTGAAAAACATCGCTGGAATCCCATAATTCCCTCCTTTATTAATTATTAAGAAATGACCTGATTTTACACCGGATTGCTAATCAATGCGAGTGTTAATCAGATTAGAGGAGAATATGAGCGTAGAGAGGGATGAACACCATACAAAAAAGGATGATAAACATGTAAGAATGTCTCAATACCAAACCACTAAAGTATTCAAGAGAGGTTCTGTGATTGTGATCAGATTCACGTTGGGTTGATTTTTTACTTTATATGAATGAAACTGAAGTCGGTATGTACAGTTCTCCTCTTGAAAAAAAGCTTTATTAAAAGTGGGAGAATACTATTTACTTCACAAAGTCCTATTTAATGGTGTTATGCAACGATCTTTTTATACCCTTTTCTTTCTTTCATACCCGCGTAAAGTTGAATACCACCACCGAAAAGTATTACGTAGGTCACAATTGCTCCTGGATTGAATAAAAGCGAAAGTACACCAATAACAGTAAAAAATGCTCCAGATCTAACATTGATCTTAATCATTTTAATTTTTCTTTGAACATTTTCCACCATATTTCCAGCTGCAAGTCTTGAAAGCCCTTCGTCTTCCATTAGTTTTTTATTTACCTGTAAGGATGTTTTACCGTTATGTAATTCAGTAGCAATCAGATCAAAATTTTTTGGCTTGCCTGCTGAATAATCGCCAATAAGATTTTGTAGAAAACTCATTTGAAATTCAATTTTAGGATTTTAGTTGCATAACGGTTTGGTAAATAAGCGGCGCCGTTGTCAATTTATTTGGTAAATGTTGATTCCCTAATCTATCAGATTCCATCGAAAAAGCAAGGCGGTGACCGGTTGATTTGTTGGTTAAGAACCTGACTGATCTATTGCTTGTTTATGTCAATTTCGACATATTTAGTCATGTCTGAAAATGATAAACCATTAGTATGGATTCAAGGCGAAGTGAAAACACCGCCTTTTTCTGTTGATGCCAGATTAAAAGCCGGTTTTCTACTCAGAAGACTACAAAAAGGCGAACTGCTAGATTTGCCCGATTCCAGGCCGATGCCATCGATTGGTAATAGCTGCCACGAAATTCGCATAAATGACCAAAACAAAACTTGGAGAATCATCTATTTCCTCGATGAAGATGCCATAGTGATTCTGGTTTTTTTTTGCGAAGAAAACTCAAAAAACACCGCAGAAAGTAATCGATGTATGCAAAAAGCGGTTAGCACGTTACAAAAAGTACTAAGAGACAATTATTCATGGAAAAGAAAAAACAAAAAAAACTGGAAGAAAAAGGATATCGGGTAGGCTCTGCGGCTGATTTCTTAGAACTGACGCCTGAAGAAGAAGCGTACATCGATATTCGACTAGACATTAGCAATCTGGTAAAAACTCAACGTGCAAAAAGAGGATGGACACAAGAACAGCTTGCCCGGGCAATCGGCTCAAGCCAGTCACGCATTGCTAAGCTTGAGGGCGGCGATCCCGGGATATCGTTGGATTTGATGATCAAAGCACTTCTTCGACTTGGAACATCAAAAAAACAGATAGGAAAACTATTGGAAGGAGAGTTAGAGCTAGCCTGATAGAGCAGGGTACTTAATGCCCTTGCGTTTAAGCGGCAAGCCGATATGTTAAAATTTAGGCCCCGAAATCTAAATGAGTCAGCTTGAAACGCCTTGCTATTTTACCAGCTATGTAGGGTGAGTTACTCTTTTATGATTGCTCGAAATTCCCCAGAAATATTTGATTCGTAATTTGAACTATTTACTGCAATAAGCTCAAAACTTCCCACCAATAATTCGTCTGATTTTTCATCAATTTTAATAATACCAGATTTAATATCGTGGGCGTCAAGTGTGTTTGGCTGAATGAATAAATTTTGGAAGAAAGTTGTTCCTAATTCCAATTCATTTATGTCAGTTTTCCAAAGTGAATTTAAAGATAACCCGATATTAATGGTGTATTCAGTTATTTCTCCATTAAACTCTCTTGTATTTGTAATCTCTCCCGTTTTAAGAGTTAAGAATAAAACTGAATCTTCTAAAACATATTGAACTCCATCTCTTGTAGGAACGGCAATTTCAAAAAGCGCATCACCATCAAAATTATTTCCATCTTCAACTTTTGCAGTAAATTTCCCGTCCATAAGTTCGTCAATATCCGAACTTGTTGAACTTGCACAGCTAGTTAAAAATATTGTACTAACTATCAAGAGAGGACTTAAAAGAGTTAATAGTTTCATAACGAAATGAGTTAATTGTTATGGATGAGTAATACTATTAATAATCTAGTAAAAATCAGGAAAAATAATATCTATTTATTCACCTTATACTTAGGGCTTAAATCAGTTAAATAATAGTTTAATGCATTAAATAAGACAATTAGAGATACTGCAGAGTTAAATAAACTTCTCTCAGGTTATATAAAAAAGTCAAACAATAGGGTGAAATAAAATATACTCAAGGAATGGGAAGCATCAGTCTCTAAGCTGAATAGATACCCCGAATCGAATCTTCATAAATAAAATGGTTTTTAAATAAGAAAGAAGATTCACAACATGGTGACCATTGTGATAACCTTTGCGTTCATTGTGGTATAAAGAACCAGGGGTGATTAGTTAACGTAGCATCAAGATATCCGAATGATGAACCGCATAGCGGAAACCGAATACCGTATACCGTAAACCTTACTTCTCCACTTCCTTAATCGACTCCACCAGCACGTCAATCACCCGGTCAATTTCCTCTTTTGTAATGATGAGGGGAGGGACTATTCGAATGACCACTTCGGAAGCACAGTTGGAGAGAACACCGCGCTTTAACATCTCGTCAACAACCTCTCGACCCGGGAAGTTAAGCTCTACTCCGATCATCAGTCCGAGTCCGCGTACCTCTTTGATGGCATTCCAGTTTTGGGAGAGATCCTTCAGTCGCTGCATCATATAATCACCCCGGACACGGGCTTTCTCACAAATCTCTTCATCCTCAATGGTTTTCAGAGTTTCAAGCGCAGCTGCACATGCCAGTGGATTCCCACCGTAGGTCGTACCATGATTGCCCGGGGAAAATGCCTTGGCAAACTGCTCTTTAGCAATAACGGCTCCAATGGGGAAACCTGAACCAAGCGCCTTGGCTGATGCAATGATATCGGGTTCAATGCCATAGTGCTGAAATGCAAACATTTTTCCGGTTCGGGCGATGCCGGTTTGAACTTCGTCCAGAATGAGAGGAATGTCATTTTTATCGCAAAGATCTCTTGCTGTTTCCAGAAACTCCTTTGTAACCGGAGTTATTCCGCCTTCACCCTGAATCGGTTCGAGAATAATTCCTACGATATGTTCATCAACCGCATTTTTCAGAGCTTTTACATCGTTAAACGGAATTCGTGTGAAACCGGATGGGAGAGGGTCATAACCTTCGCGATATTTATCCTTGCCCATGGTGATGGTTGCAAGCGTGCGTCCATGAAATGCCTGTTCCATCGAAAGTACCGTTCCGGTTTTTCCTTTCAAATAGGAGTAGCGGCGGGCCAGTTTAATAGCACCCTCAACGGCTTCTGCACCGCTATTGCAGAAAAACGCCCGATCCATTCCGGATACTTTAACCAGCTTTTCAGCCAGATCACTCTGCGGCTCGTTGTAGTAGAAATTGGAGGTGTGCATCAACCTGGCAGACTGCTTCTGAATCGCTTTGACGATGCGCGGATGACAGTGACCGAGGCTGTTAACCGCAATCCCGGCCAGGGCATCGATATATTCATTCCGTTCATCATCCCAAACTTTAGCCCCTTTTCCTTTTACCAAGGTAATGGGATATCGGTTGTAGAGATTGAAGTGATATTTGTCTGCCTTCTTTTTAGCAGGCTGTTTGCCTATGAGAGACTTGACAGTTTTAAGCACTTTTCCGGTGATATTGGCAGACATAATCAATTTTTCTTGTCGTTGATGGATCGTTTCCTGAAATGTATAAAAGAGGTGTTTGAATCGCTAAAACAAACAGGAAAACTTTATGGCAAGTTCAATAAAGTGTAGCGGTATTTTATAGCCTGAATCAATATCTGGATCGCAGTTACTTAAAATAATTGCAGGAAATGAGAGTCTTTGATTTTATTCTGCGCTATTGCAGGTATACACATAATCTTAAATTAAAATGATCTGCAGAATAATGAGAAGAATAACATATTTAATTGCAATAACATGGATTGCCGGACTACTGACTCTGAGCTGTTCTGAATCGTCGGTTGGAAATGATGATTTGGGCCTTGGAAATGCAACTTTTAGCGTATCGGGAGATGTTGAGGGCAGCAAATCAGGAATGGCTGATTTTAGCGGTTTTAACATGAACAATTTGTATTCCTGGGATATCTCCATCCACGATTTTGATCCGCAAACCTTTTCATTGCAGTTTATGATCGTTTCAGATAGTGAAATTGAACAGCCCTCAACAGGAACATACAGCATCGGAAACGAACCGGACTCTGATTTTACAGCCAGTTTCACCGATACCGAAGATGGGTTTGACAATTCCGTAGAGTATAGCACACTATTTGGAGAGTATTCAGGAACATTGACGATTACAGAGTCGGGCAGCGATGTTATAAAGGGAACGTTTAGTTTTACAGCCGGTGAGGAGAACTTTGACCCGGAAGTGCCTAACCGTGAAGTTTCTGTGACAAATGGTGAATTTGAAGCCCGTCCCAGAATGCAGTAAATCCATTCAGGTACGGACTTGGAGTTGAAAACCGTCTGTACCTGAAATTTTCAAAAAAATATGTAAGCCAAGCAGCAACTCTGTGGTTTTTTGAATTAAACCAACGCCAGTCCAATTCGGCCTCTTTCCACATCAATATTTGTAATCTCCACATTGATAATATCTCCTACGGAAACCACATCATGAGGATCTTCCACGCGTTCGCGGCCTTTACTCATATTTGAGATATGGAGCAGTCCATCCTGTTTTACACCGATATCAACAAAAGCGCCAAAGTCGACCACGTTGCGAACCGTTCCCTCTAAAGTCATTCCGGTTGAGAGATCCTCCATCTTCATTACATCCTGTCGCAGAAGCGGTTTCGGCAGAGATTCACGGGGATCGCGTCCGGGTTTCTGAAGGTTTTCGAGAATCAGTTCAAGTGTTGGAACTCCAATCCCAACCTGCTCAGCTACCTCTTTTTTGTTGATGCCGGCAAATGTGGATTCAATTTTCTTCTGTTCGGATGAGAGTTTATCGATGTTAATTCCAAAGAGATTGCAGAGTTTTTCGGTCGCTTCGTAACTCTCCGGG
This is a stretch of genomic DNA from Rhodohalobacter barkolensis. It encodes these proteins:
- a CDS encoding helix-turn-helix domain-containing protein, whose protein sequence is MEKKKQKKLEEKGYRVGSAADFLELTPEEEAYIDIRLDISNLVKTQRAKRGWTQEQLARAIGSSQSRIAKLEGGDPGISLDLMIKALLRLGTSKKQIGKLLEGELELA
- a CDS encoding sulfite exporter TauE/SafE family protein — protein: MNLFNTLLFLGNLSMSPEMAILMFVIALIGGFCITTIGPGGIFVTIALFALLPLDPSTVAGTASATFIATGIVGSLGYLRSGHLGTKEAMKGAFVLSIASVIGAFVGSQINTLLDAATFAVLLGLFVFFTGLLILYRQKNKLAPEKKLQMDTLKGMLYLGGVGIAVGLPGGLLGVGGPVLAVPILVVLGVPMLLSVALAQVQSIFISGMATAGYMIHDAVDWWLALFLVVPLLIGTVGGWMAAQKIRAARLQIFLAVVLVILGVYLMAGGATPGGA
- a CDS encoding Nramp family divalent metal transporter, with translation MKEFFANFFDKYGLSFIMVASYFGSGSIFIASQAGVEYGYVLIWAVLGAVLLGFMAQDMSARLGIFGDTLMTFIRKKLGKNGALTIALFLSIGCIAWTLALTAAVGKSVEILTAGALPWQPLAVVTGILAIVVGVLNYNYVEKVMTGMMFLLLILYIIVAGASGPDMMEVAKGFVPSIPDVGAMLLGAAILGTTALWPNFFLESILVKRKGWNSIKHVKMMRTDLAMGYTVGGLITLAIIIVAAAVLRPAGYTELSSFVAPGEALEIVLGQWAMIVFLIGVIAAAFNSIVPIMWTVPFMILEALDIDHKDGSSKAFKLIFAGGIGIGMFSPLVSQITGLSVVEMVTLFPAYNGVFGLPITAALLFWAVNDRKLMGTETNNWKLNIANSVLVIFSIYIAINSGKGVMQAIFGGMLA
- a CDS encoding aspartate aminotransferase family protein, whose amino-acid sequence is MSANITGKVLKTVKSLIGKQPAKKKADKYHFNLYNRYPITLVKGKGAKVWDDERNEYIDALAGIAVNSLGHCHPRIVKAIQKQSARLMHTSNFYYNEPQSDLAEKLVKVSGMDRAFFCNSGAEAVEGAIKLARRYSYLKGKTGTVLSMEQAFHGRTLATITMGKDKYREGYDPLPSGFTRIPFNDVKALKNAVDEHIVGIILEPIQGEGGITPVTKEFLETARDLCDKNDIPLILDEVQTGIARTGKMFAFQHYGIEPDIIASAKALGSGFPIGAVIAKEQFAKAFSPGNHGTTYGGNPLACAAALETLKTIEDEEICEKARVRGDYMMQRLKDLSQNWNAIKEVRGLGLMIGVELNFPGREVVDEMLKRGVLSNCASEVVIRIVPPLIITKEEIDRVIDVLVESIKEVEK
- a CDS encoding DUF6252 family protein, yielding MRRITYLIAITWIAGLLTLSCSESSVGNDDLGLGNATFSVSGDVEGSKSGMADFSGFNMNNLYSWDISIHDFDPQTFSLQFMIVSDSEIEQPSTGTYSIGNEPDSDFTASFTDTEDGFDNSVEYSTLFGEYSGTLTITESGSDVIKGTFSFTAGEENFDPEVPNREVSVTNGEFEARPRMQ